The following coding sequences lie in one Metallumcola ferriviriculae genomic window:
- a CDS encoding chemotaxis protein CheA produces MSSFDDMSQYLGVFLDEAEEQLQMMSEGLVKLEQSGSDQTLLNQVFRAAHTIKGASASMGFDKMAHLTHEMENLLDRVRSGEMDFNRELVDTLLECLDTLELLKSEISDGDDRQIEIDDLVAKLQRFDGEIAGANSTPSSDDSNFTNDYDEVERNLLNSARKSDFNTFNIKVELASDCQMKSVRAYLVFNNLEELGEVIKTIPSTEEIEDEKFDYSFELVFISQANAAQIRDMINSISEIENVTVQPIHLDNYDVSENEAKGLKEKSGIENESKAQQTKAAAAAAANRKVSQTVRVDVKRLESLMNLVGELVIDRTRLADVGISIKEHLGGHLAENMEEISTHIGRITTDLQEEIMKARMLPIERVFNRFPRMVRDLAKKAGKEINFVVEGQETELDRTVIEEITDPLIHLLRNCVDHGIENHEKRIKTGKPAQGIVKLNAFHEENQIVITVSDDGGGIDPEKVRQKAIAIGIIDVDVAARMPDQEVINLIFYPGFSTASEVSDVSGRGVGMDIVRAHIERINGRISIDTSVGKGTTFNITLPLTLAINRSLLVQVCDSVLAFPLVNVVEIINVEQEKIYSMQKRQVTLVRGHVLPLFSLAKVLGWETKSKAKESSKLQVVVAGISEKKVGFVVDGLLGEQEIVIKSLGEYIGQVPGLAGTTIMGDGKVALILDIRGLVEQTGAINNYGKAN; encoded by the coding sequence ATGAGTTCTTTTGATGATATGTCTCAATACCTAGGTGTTTTTTTGGATGAGGCGGAAGAACAGCTGCAAATGATGAGCGAAGGACTTGTTAAACTTGAACAAAGTGGTTCGGACCAGACACTGTTAAACCAGGTTTTTCGGGCTGCTCATACGATAAAAGGGGCCTCGGCATCCATGGGTTTTGATAAGATGGCGCACCTAACCCATGAAATGGAGAACCTGCTGGATAGAGTGCGCAGTGGAGAAATGGATTTTAATCGGGAACTGGTAGATACCTTGTTGGAATGCTTGGATACTTTGGAACTGCTAAAATCAGAAATTAGTGATGGTGACGACCGCCAGATAGAGATTGATGACTTGGTGGCTAAGCTGCAAAGGTTTGATGGTGAGATTGCGGGTGCAAACTCTACCCCATCTTCAGATGACTCAAATTTCACAAATGACTATGATGAAGTTGAGCGAAACCTCCTCAATTCCGCAAGAAAAAGCGACTTTAACACTTTTAACATTAAGGTGGAACTAGCTAGCGATTGTCAGATGAAATCCGTTAGAGCGTACCTAGTATTCAATAATCTGGAGGAGTTAGGAGAGGTCATAAAAACAATTCCGTCCACTGAAGAGATTGAAGACGAAAAATTTGACTACTCTTTTGAGCTGGTCTTTATTTCTCAGGCTAACGCTGCTCAAATTCGAGATATGATTAACTCCATTTCGGAAATTGAAAATGTCACGGTTCAACCAATTCATTTGGATAACTACGACGTAAGCGAAAATGAGGCAAAAGGCCTAAAGGAAAAGAGTGGGATTGAGAACGAATCAAAGGCACAGCAAACTAAAGCTGCTGCTGCAGCTGCAGCAAACCGTAAGGTTAGTCAAACGGTGCGGGTAGATGTAAAGCGGTTGGAAAGTCTTATGAACCTGGTTGGTGAATTGGTAATTGACCGCACTAGACTGGCGGATGTAGGTATCAGTATTAAAGAACATCTTGGTGGGCATTTGGCTGAAAACATGGAAGAGATATCTACCCATATTGGCAGGATTACTACCGACCTGCAGGAAGAGATTATGAAAGCGCGGATGCTGCCTATAGAGCGAGTGTTCAATCGTTTTCCCCGAATGGTTCGGGATTTGGCTAAGAAGGCAGGTAAGGAGATAAATTTCGTGGTTGAAGGTCAGGAGACGGAACTTGACCGAACGGTGATAGAAGAAATTACTGACCCGTTAATTCATCTCTTGAGGAACTGTGTCGACCATGGTATCGAGAATCATGAAAAAAGAATAAAAACTGGTAAGCCGGCGCAGGGGATTGTCAAGCTGAATGCGTTTCATGAGGAGAATCAGATAGTTATTACCGTTAGTGATGACGGTGGAGGGATTGATCCCGAAAAGGTGCGTCAAAAAGCCATAGCCATAGGGATAATTGATGTAGATGTCGCCGCACGCATGCCGGATCAGGAAGTGATAAATTTGATTTTTTATCCCGGTTTTTCCACGGCCAGTGAGGTTAGTGATGTTTCCGGGCGGGGTGTGGGTATGGATATCGTTAGGGCGCATATAGAGAGAATTAACGGACGTATTTCCATTGATACTAGTGTTGGTAAGGGTACTACTTTTAATATTACCTTACCCTTAACATTAGCCATCAACCGTTCGCTATTGGTTCAGGTTTGTGATAGCGTTTTGGCATTTCCCTTGGTCAATGTGGTAGAAATTATAAATGTAGAACAGGAAAAAATATATTCAATGCAAAAACGCCAAGTTACTTTGGTACGGGGGCATGTTTTGCCGTTATTTAGTCTCGCAAAGGTGCTTGGCTGGGAAACGAAAAGCAAAGCTAAGGAAAGTTCTAAACTCCAGGTGGTAGTAGCGGGAATTTCGGAGAAAAAGGTTGGTTTTGTAGTAGATGGTTTGTTGGGAGAACAGGAAATAGTAATTAAGTCTCTAGGTGAATATATCGGACAGGTACCGGGGTTGGCAGGAACTACTATTATGGGAGACGGTAAGGTGGCATTAATTCTCGACATACGGGGTTTGGTTGAGCAAACGGGAGCGATTAACAACTATGGTAAAGCGAACTGA
- a CDS encoding chemotaxis protein CheW, with protein sequence MTKGNSIVERQLVVFNLSTETYGIDISAVHEIIRIQGITEVPRTPEFVEGVINLRGRIVPVIDLRKRFGLDLVEKTNNTRIIVVEVDDMTVGMIVDSVSEVLRLPVDSIEPPPAVISSVDLEYLQGVGKLDDQIIILLDLNRVLRQEEKAQISEESFQEVAAAQE encoded by the coding sequence ATGACAAAAGGTAATTCGATTGTGGAAAGACAATTAGTCGTATTTAATTTAAGTACCGAAACATATGGTATTGATATTTCTGCTGTTCATGAAATTATTCGTATTCAGGGCATCACGGAAGTTCCCAGAACGCCAGAATTTGTGGAAGGGGTCATTAACCTTCGGGGTAGAATTGTTCCTGTAATAGATTTGAGAAAACGTTTTGGCTTAGATTTGGTTGAAAAAACAAATAACACCCGCATTATCGTTGTGGAAGTGGACGACATGACGGTAGGGATGATAGTAGATTCAGTGTCTGAAGTGCTGCGTTTACCGGTAGATAGCATTGAGCCGCCACCGGCTGTGATTTCCAGCGTAGACCTTGAGTATCTGCAAGGGGTAGGAAAATTAGACGACCAAATTATTATCCTTCTTGACTTGAACAGGGTATTAAGGCAGGAGGAGAAGGCACAAATAAGTGAAGAAAGTTTCCAGGAAGTGGCTGCTGCCCAGGAGTAA
- a CDS encoding M1 family aminopeptidase encodes MLRKIMGITILIIMLLLYAANLNYSAGNEQISSKKDSVEKNTVDEIAPLIEEEVFPTYIIEAFISKENRVTAKMAIDYTNNLNYGLEVVKLLLPANILYNEPYIRVNEIKIQNKPAVYKLDTGHAMVKLPERLAPGEKISITMDFNTEVPIQGERFGYYLGVGMLSNWYPVIAPYDIKEKEWMEFHPSDFGDPYFFDSAFFKGHIRSSNNLQVISPFFPATESAERTIWFDSKLPIRDLTLVYGENFSMMQKKVDDTIVQYFYHKKRNFLDAAAESLQFYNEIYGRYPYERLVVADVPLQRLMGMEFSGMFFLSTRYRNIGEKTLAHEVAHQYWYGLVGSDQINEAWIDESLANYSAILFLENKYGFKTYQEEINKIKRKNIGSSSLLSLQEYPSKFAYREAVYEKPIMLWDELRNYGGKERVVSLLKSIQDKYHFRRISTEALFGEIKPKFKEQEIDYDF; translated from the coding sequence ATGTTGAGAAAAATCATGGGTATTACAATTTTAATTATAATGTTACTTTTATACGCGGCTAATCTAAATTATAGCGCCGGCAACGAGCAGATCAGCAGCAAGAAAGATAGTGTTGAGAAAAATACGGTAGATGAGATTGCCCCTTTGATTGAAGAAGAGGTCTTTCCTACATATATAATAGAAGCGTTTATTTCGAAAGAAAACAGAGTCACAGCGAAGATGGCGATAGACTATACCAATAATCTTAATTATGGCCTGGAAGTGGTTAAGTTACTGCTTCCCGCCAACATTTTATACAATGAACCATATATACGCGTTAACGAAATAAAAATTCAAAATAAGCCAGCTGTGTACAAGCTAGATACGGGGCATGCCATGGTAAAACTGCCCGAAAGGCTAGCTCCGGGTGAAAAAATCAGCATTACTATGGATTTCAATACCGAGGTCCCTATTCAAGGGGAAAGATTCGGCTATTATCTAGGTGTGGGAATGCTGTCTAACTGGTATCCGGTTATTGCACCTTATGATATCAAGGAAAAAGAATGGATGGAATTCCACCCCAGTGATTTCGGGGACCCTTATTTTTTTGACAGCGCTTTTTTCAAAGGTCATATTCGTTCTTCTAATAATCTTCAGGTCATATCTCCTTTTTTCCCAGCAACAGAGAGTGCTGAGAGAACTATTTGGTTTGACAGCAAGCTGCCGATTAGAGATCTAACCCTCGTTTATGGCGAAAACTTTAGTATGATGCAAAAGAAAGTTGATGATACAATCGTACAATACTTTTATCATAAAAAGCGCAATTTTTTGGATGCAGCCGCCGAATCTTTGCAGTTTTATAACGAGATTTACGGCCGTTATCCCTACGAAAGACTGGTCGTTGCCGATGTTCCGTTGCAGAGATTAATGGGCATGGAATTTTCGGGGATGTTTTTCTTAAGCACCCGATATAGGAATATCGGGGAGAAAACTTTAGCTCACGAGGTTGCACACCAATACTGGTATGGCCTGGTTGGTTCAGATCAAATAAATGAGGCATGGATTGATGAAAGCTTAGCTAACTATTCAGCAATTCTATTTTTGGAAAATAAGTATGGGTTCAAAACCTATCAAGAAGAAATAAATAAGATTAAACGTAAGAACATTGGATCATCCAGCTTACTCTCGTTGCAGGAATACCCTTCCAAATTTGCATATCGTGAAGCGGTTTATGAGAAACCTATTATGCTCTGGGATGAACTTAGAAACTATGGCGGGAAAGAAAGGGTAGTATCTCTTTTAAAGAGCATTCAAGATAAGTATCATTTTCGACGCATTAGTACAGAGGCTTTATTTGGCGAAATAAAACCAAAATTTAAAGAGCAGGAAATCGATTATGATTTTTAA
- a CDS encoding DUF192 domain-containing protein: MIFHPVAITVPFRGVTISSQTALAERFFSRLKGLLGMKQFSPGSALIIKSCSTIHTFGMKFPIDVIFVDKQGRISKMYYGVKPGRIVSGGLSSVMAVELPQGTIDNTSISTGDRISLT, translated from the coding sequence ATGATTTTTCATCCTGTGGCAATTACAGTCCCGTTCAGAGGGGTGACAATATCCTCCCAGACTGCTTTGGCAGAGCGCTTTTTCAGCCGTTTAAAGGGGCTGCTGGGGATGAAGCAGTTTTCCCCAGGGAGTGCATTGATTATCAAGTCATGTTCCACCATTCATACGTTTGGCATGAAATTCCCTATTGACGTAATCTTTGTCGATAAACAGGGCAGGATCAGCAAAATGTATTACGGAGTAAAGCCCGGGAGGATTGTTTCAGGCGGACTTAGTTCTGTGATGGCAGTTGAGCTTCCTCAGGGAACAATAGATAACACATCCATCTCCACCGGAGACAGAATTAGTTTAACCTAA
- a CDS encoding type II secretion system F family protein, translating to MIPALLVSFAVLFIGLSLASPAVNSIEQRLNTSAPGDTKLHEPFTQRILHPLRQRLVKKVSFMLPKEKKEAWQKRLWQAGFLTAVPSDLAAAKLLGSTVAAGIVLLLLVLGDGGFNVFTVIKAIVPAGTIGYLVPELVIGQRIVLRKQKCDKELPDCLDLLTISVEAGLGLDAALAKVVEKGRGVLAKEFAYLLRELQMGQSRKKAWRNVASRVGTESVANFVSAVIQAEQLGVGLAQVLRSQSMQVRTKHRQKVEEKAMKAPVKMLLPLVLFIFPTMFVVLLGPALIQIIRVMSQ from the coding sequence TTGATACCGGCATTACTAGTTTCTTTTGCAGTGTTATTTATTGGGTTGAGTTTGGCAAGTCCGGCGGTAAATTCCATAGAACAGCGTTTAAATACTAGCGCTCCAGGAGATACAAAGCTGCATGAGCCGTTCACACAAAGGATTTTGCATCCTTTGCGGCAACGATTGGTAAAGAAAGTATCCTTTATGCTTCCAAAAGAAAAAAAAGAAGCATGGCAGAAGCGCTTGTGGCAGGCGGGTTTTTTGACTGCTGTCCCCAGTGATTTGGCTGCGGCAAAATTGCTGGGAAGTACCGTTGCTGCAGGGATTGTATTATTATTGCTGGTTTTGGGAGACGGTGGCTTTAATGTTTTCACTGTAATAAAGGCAATAGTACCAGCGGGAACGATAGGATATTTGGTGCCGGAACTAGTAATCGGGCAGCGCATAGTTCTGCGAAAACAAAAATGCGATAAAGAGCTTCCGGATTGCTTGGATTTACTTACCATCAGTGTGGAAGCCGGTTTAGGCCTTGACGCCGCATTGGCAAAGGTAGTAGAAAAAGGGAGGGGAGTATTAGCTAAAGAGTTTGCCTATTTGCTGCGGGAACTCCAAATGGGACAGTCAAGGAAAAAAGCCTGGCGCAATGTGGCCAGTCGGGTTGGTACGGAGAGCGTGGCTAATTTCGTTTCCGCCGTCATACAGGCAGAACAGTTGGGAGTGGGATTGGCGCAAGTATTGCGGTCGCAGAGTATGCAGGTGCGTACTAAACATCGCCAGAAGGTTGAGGAGAAGGCTATGAAAGCACCGGTAAAGATGTTGCTGCCGCTGGTATTGTTCATTTTCCCGACCATGTTCGTTGTGTTATTAGGACCGGCACTAATCCAAATAATAAGGGTGATGAGCCAATGA
- a CDS encoding type II secretion system F family protein, producing MTVIISGLIFAWTLVVLLGLFTVFEERKRLDRLLQETGFNSEYPGAQKTEKNSLLELAKKLSMGQRLVNYLLQAGVPLRLEEALLIGGAVFLLLGYLIVAGLFIEALALTIVLMFLPSLWLASVRGKRIRKFDGQLGEAMVLMANSMRAGFSFFQAMDLIAKEAPMPLGGEFSGILKEIQLGMPTERALSGVLQRVASEDLEMMVTAVLIQRQVGGNLAEVLDKISETITERVRIKGEIKTLTAQGRISGMIIGSLPLVLAFILMLINPEYIKVLITDPVGPILIIYGVISQIMGALMIRKIVSLGI from the coding sequence ATGACTGTAATAATTAGCGGCTTGATATTTGCCTGGACTTTAGTGGTACTCTTGGGTTTATTTACCGTTTTTGAAGAAAGGAAGCGTTTGGACCGCCTACTGCAGGAGACAGGGTTTAACAGTGAATATCCGGGGGCGCAAAAAACTGAGAAGAATAGCCTGCTTGAATTAGCAAAAAAATTAAGCATGGGCCAGCGCTTGGTTAACTATCTTCTCCAGGCCGGGGTACCCTTACGGCTTGAAGAAGCTTTGTTAATTGGCGGAGCAGTTTTTTTGCTGTTAGGTTACTTGATAGTAGCCGGCCTTTTCATAGAAGCTTTGGCATTAACCATTGTATTGATGTTTTTACCTTCGTTATGGTTAGCGAGCGTACGCGGCAAAAGAATACGTAAATTTGACGGTCAGTTAGGAGAGGCAATGGTGTTAATGGCCAATTCAATGCGGGCGGGTTTTAGTTTTTTTCAGGCGATGGATCTGATTGCTAAAGAGGCACCGATGCCGTTGGGTGGGGAATTTTCTGGGATATTAAAAGAAATTCAATTGGGTATGCCCACTGAGCGTGCGCTAAGCGGTGTTTTACAAAGGGTTGCCAGTGAGGATTTGGAAATGATGGTTACTGCGGTACTGATTCAAAGGCAGGTCGGCGGTAATCTTGCTGAAGTACTTGACAAAATTTCTGAAACTATTACTGAGCGGGTTCGTATTAAAGGAGAAATTAAAACTTTAACGGCGCAGGGTCGAATTTCCGGGATGATTATTGGTTCGCTGCCACTGGTATTAGCGTTTATATTAATGTTAATTAATCCGGAATATATTAAAGTTTTAATTACTGATCCAGTGGGACCGATACTCATTATTTACGGTGTTATTTCGCAAATAATGGGGGCGTTAATGATTAGAAAAATAGTTTCTTTGGGTATATGA
- a CDS encoding CpaF family protein, whose amino-acid sequence MTLLERLEKSQNRTFQSVTVEKDGLKRKVHEMVIGELGKSETAAWGSNEGELEHQIREIAEKVLKEESGLSQAAQEQLIREIINGAVGYGPIQELLHDEKVSEIMVNGIDQVFVECSGRLEKTEVKFENSEQLTSLIERIVAPLGRRIDESMPMVDARLKDGSRVNAIIPPLSLKGPILTIRKFSKKPLEINNLVELGTLSEEMATLVEACVKARLNIIISGGTGSGKTTTLNVLSSFIPGNERIVTIEDAAELQLMQEHVVPLETRPSNIEGRGEVTIRELVRNALRMRPDRIVVGEVRSGEALDMLQAMNTGHDGSLTTGHANSPRDLLSRLETMVLMAGMDLPVRAIREQIASAIDVIIQQSRMSDGKRRITYITEVLGMEGDIIVLQDIFRYNQEGFQGGFRPTGIRPKFISRMAAENIELPQNLFFNMTR is encoded by the coding sequence ATGACATTATTAGAACGTTTGGAAAAAAGTCAAAACCGCACCTTTCAATCGGTAACGGTGGAAAAGGATGGGCTGAAAAGAAAAGTGCATGAAATGGTGATTGGCGAACTGGGAAAATCGGAAACGGCGGCGTGGGGCTCCAACGAGGGGGAATTGGAACACCAAATAAGAGAAATAGCGGAGAAAGTACTCAAGGAAGAGAGTGGCTTGTCCCAGGCAGCGCAAGAGCAGTTGATTAGAGAGATTATCAACGGTGCAGTTGGCTATGGCCCAATCCAGGAACTGCTCCACGATGAAAAAGTGTCTGAAATTATGGTTAATGGAATTGACCAGGTGTTTGTCGAATGTAGTGGCCGTCTAGAAAAAACTGAAGTGAAGTTTGAAAATAGTGAGCAGCTTACTAGTTTGATTGAAAGAATCGTGGCCCCCTTAGGTCGGCGAATCGACGAAAGTATGCCCATGGTAGATGCCCGGTTAAAGGATGGTTCGCGGGTTAATGCAATTATTCCGCCGCTTTCCCTAAAAGGCCCTATCCTGACGATAAGAAAGTTCTCGAAGAAGCCATTGGAGATTAATAACTTAGTGGAATTAGGGACACTCTCTGAGGAAATGGCCACACTTGTAGAGGCCTGTGTCAAGGCACGTTTAAATATCATCATTTCAGGCGGCACAGGGTCAGGTAAAACTACTACGTTAAACGTACTATCCTCCTTTATCCCGGGAAATGAACGCATCGTTACCATTGAAGATGCGGCCGAACTGCAGTTAATGCAGGAACATGTAGTGCCTTTAGAAACAAGGCCATCAAATATTGAAGGGCGGGGGGAAGTGACCATTAGGGAGTTGGTACGTAATGCGTTGAGGATGAGGCCGGATAGAATTGTTGTGGGTGAAGTACGAAGTGGTGAGGCGTTGGATATGCTTCAAGCGATGAATACGGGTCATGACGGGTCCTTGACCACGGGTCATGCAAATTCCCCCAGGGACCTCTTATCCAGACTAGAAACTATGGTATTAATGGCCGGGATGGATTTGCCCGTGCGTGCCATTAGGGAACAAATTGCTTCTGCAATTGATGTAATTATACAGCAGTCCAGGATGAGTGATGGAAAGCGGCGTATTACTTACATTACGGAAGTCTTGGGCATGGAGGGGGATATAATCGTGCTGCAGGATATATTTCGCTATAATCAGGAAGGCTTTCAGGGCGGGTTCAGACCCACGGGGATACGGCCGAAATTTATTAGCCGGATGGCGGCAGAAAATATAGAATTACCGCAAAATTTATTTTTTAACATGACTAGGTGA
- a CDS encoding response regulator codes for MEQITVVIVDDIAQTRQDISRLLYFEKDVAVIGEAANGNEAIEIVESSSPDVVLMDINMPGLDGIKATEEITSRYPNVAIIMISIQGEQEYLKKAMMAGAREYLTKPFSGDELANTIRQVNQLTKRRAGAGTEGQSLSKMRRGKVISIFSGKGGSGKSFIAVNLGVVLAKTAKVAILDLDTQFGDVAIMLGLSPKRTLEQLLEEDRMDWEVLQSYLLPHLSGVQVLPSVGNVGSSEKINRGFIENIINVIKDRFDFIILDMATGFNELNLMAIDKADLIFQVVTPDIPALKSAISARSVFDSLGFLNKVHLLENFAGISGGLKSSVIEQNLKTGLGVSIPWGEKEILNAVNKGMPPLLGRAPEGMNDSFKKLSGIVGGSAAAVAEGPGLFKKIFSF; via the coding sequence ATGGAGCAAATAACGGTAGTAATAGTTGATGACATTGCTCAAACAAGACAAGATATATCGCGTTTATTATATTTTGAAAAAGACGTTGCGGTAATTGGGGAAGCAGCTAACGGTAATGAGGCCATAGAAATTGTGGAAAGCAGCAGCCCGGATGTCGTCTTGATGGACATCAATATGCCGGGTTTGGATGGCATTAAAGCTACTGAAGAAATCACATCACGTTATCCCAATGTGGCCATTATCATGATATCCATTCAGGGGGAACAAGAATACTTAAAAAAAGCTATGATGGCCGGTGCACGTGAATATCTCACTAAACCTTTTAGCGGCGATGAATTGGCCAACACCATTCGCCAGGTCAACCAATTAACTAAGCGTCGTGCGGGGGCGGGCACAGAAGGACAATCCCTATCCAAAATGCGTCGGGGAAAGGTAATCAGCATTTTTTCCGGTAAGGGCGGTTCAGGAAAAAGCTTTATAGCAGTTAATCTTGGCGTAGTCTTAGCCAAAACGGCTAAGGTAGCCATATTGGATTTGGATACCCAGTTTGGCGATGTAGCGATTATGTTGGGGTTAAGCCCCAAGCGTACTTTAGAACAGCTTCTGGAGGAAGACAGAATGGATTGGGAGGTCCTACAAAGTTATCTGTTGCCCCATTTGTCCGGGGTGCAGGTGCTGCCCAGTGTCGGTAATGTAGGCAGCAGTGAGAAAATCAATCGCGGTTTTATCGAAAACATTATCAATGTTATAAAGGACCGCTTTGATTTTATTATTTTAGATATGGCTACCGGATTTAATGAGCTAAACCTGATGGCTATTGATAAGGCAGATTTAATTTTCCAGGTGGTTACCCCCGATATTCCAGCCTTAAAATCTGCTATATCGGCCCGCTCGGTTTTCGATAGTCTGGGTTTTTTAAATAAGGTACATTTGTTAGAAAATTTTGCTGGAATTAGTGGCGGGTTGAAATCATCGGTAATAGAACAAAACCTGAAGACGGGTTTAGGGGTATCTATTCCGTGGGGTGAGAAGGAAATCTTAAATGCGGTGAATAAGGGCATGCCGCCGTTATTGGGCCGAGCCCCTGAGGGGATGAATGATTCCTTCAAAAAGCTTAGTGGTATTGTCGGCGGAAGTGCAGCTGCGGTTGCAGAGGGACCGGGTTTGTTTAAAAAGATATTTAGCTTTTAG
- the cpaB gene encoding Flp pilus assembly protein CpaB: protein MRKKLVILSIIFAVAAGVATYFFFDGLEAKTDSKAETTKTLVVVKEISSLQRITPADVTVREITNNQLLPGAVKQLTGLKDAVAKVPIYPGEQIVAQKLLFPDQAVAGLSFKITPGKRAVSIAIDDVQGLSGLIKPGDRVDVYATIEPQQNMQQSNGGGIKAVLVVENVRLLAVNQLLNRGEDVVKMANVSIEVESKQSQAVILASQLGRMHLVLRHPEDNQMLKFKPLGSNTFFGGGGPSNGANNGSNS from the coding sequence ATGCGTAAGAAACTAGTGATTCTTTCTATAATATTTGCAGTGGCGGCAGGTGTTGCGACATACTTTTTTTTCGATGGTTTAGAGGCGAAAACCGACAGTAAGGCTGAGACGACCAAGACATTGGTGGTGGTAAAGGAAATATCATCGCTTCAGAGGATAACGCCGGCGGATGTAACTGTCAGAGAGATTACGAATAACCAGCTTTTGCCTGGTGCAGTAAAACAACTTACGGGTTTGAAAGATGCTGTAGCCAAGGTGCCGATTTACCCCGGAGAACAAATAGTGGCTCAGAAACTTTTATTTCCAGATCAGGCGGTGGCAGGGCTTAGCTTTAAAATAACACCGGGAAAAAGAGCAGTAAGTATAGCTATAGATGATGTGCAGGGGTTGTCAGGGCTGATAAAACCAGGAGACAGAGTGGACGTCTATGCTACCATAGAGCCTCAACAAAATATGCAGCAGTCTAATGGAGGGGGGATTAAGGCGGTGTTGGTAGTGGAGAATGTGCGTCTTTTGGCAGTAAACCAACTACTTAATCGCGGTGAAGATGTGGTGAAGATGGCTAATGTGAGCATCGAAGTAGAGTCCAAACAATCCCAGGCCGTTATATTGGCATCACAGTTGGGCAGAATGCATCTCGTGCTTAGGCACCCTGAGGATAACCAAATGCTTAAGTTTAAACCACTGGGTAGCAATACTTTCTTTGGAGGGGGGGGACCTAGCAATGGAGCAAATAACGGTAGTAATAGTTGA
- a CDS encoding TadE/TadG family type IV pilus assembly protein → MIELIKHLKNDKGQAVVFVALLMLLFMAAGAIVVDVALTMVAKEKLQQGLDAGALAGTMELYDQPANAFAVAQEYLLNNVPGLDSYSINNRPTKAGLKLWGEKDLHFFFAPLLGFSSGTVSGVSVAEIGAVSSVIGAAPLAIEQHNFDYDDPYILKQSPNGFSFETYLGAGNFGALSLGGGGASKYEENLKYGFRQLLAVGDVVATETGNISGATRRGVDFLLQQCDHDPACTYSSFKPGCPRILLVPVYKEVEILSGQIKQVEVVGFASFFISEVSGTGVNNQIIGYFVKSFAAGTTGVDVPDFGLKTVRLVKGDNQ, encoded by the coding sequence ATGATTGAATTGATTAAGCACCTAAAAAATGATAAAGGACAGGCCGTGGTATTTGTGGCTCTTTTGATGCTTTTGTTCATGGCAGCAGGAGCCATAGTTGTGGATGTTGCACTGACTATGGTGGCGAAGGAAAAGCTGCAGCAAGGCCTTGATGCCGGGGCATTGGCAGGTACGATGGAACTGTACGACCAGCCTGCTAACGCTTTCGCTGTTGCGCAAGAATATCTTTTAAATAATGTTCCTGGGTTGGATAGCTACAGTATCAATAATAGACCGACAAAAGCTGGTCTAAAACTATGGGGAGAAAAAGACCTTCATTTCTTTTTTGCACCGTTGCTGGGATTCAGTAGTGGCACTGTATCCGGAGTTTCTGTCGCTGAAATCGGCGCTGTTTCCTCTGTTATCGGGGCTGCGCCTTTAGCCATTGAGCAGCATAATTTTGATTATGATGACCCTTATATACTGAAGCAGTCGCCAAACGGCTTTTCTTTTGAGACTTATTTAGGTGCAGGAAATTTTGGCGCTCTATCACTAGGGGGTGGCGGGGCATCAAAGTATGAAGAGAATCTCAAGTATGGGTTTAGGCAATTATTGGCCGTGGGTGATGTAGTAGCTACGGAAACAGGAAACATATCCGGAGCAACCCGGCGAGGGGTTGATTTCTTGCTCCAGCAATGTGACCATGACCCGGCGTGTACATATAGTAGTTTTAAACCGGGTTGTCCTAGAATACTTTTAGTTCCGGTCTATAAAGAAGTAGAAATCCTTTCGGGGCAGATTAAACAGGTTGAAGTTGTTGGGTTTGCATCTTTTTTTATTTCAGAGGTTTCGGGAACGGGTGTAAATAATCAAATAATTGGCTATTTTGTAAAATCCTTTGCGGCCGGGACTACAGGGGTAGATGTACCTGACTTTGGCCTTAAGACCGTAAGGCTTGTGAAAGGGGATAACCAATAA
- a CDS encoding TadE family protein — MFLKSIRCNKGQALVEIALALPLLIILSLGVLEAGRVIHTYLIVGQAAREGARIASLRADDLEIVTKVKGELFSLGAETAAVHVLPSEVERQPGRSVTVQIDYPLSIYAPVLNGFLPNPFIVQAETTMRIE, encoded by the coding sequence ATGTTTCTAAAGAGTATTCGATGCAATAAAGGACAAGCATTGGTGGAAATAGCATTGGCGCTGCCGTTGTTAATAATATTATCTTTAGGCGTATTGGAAGCTGGGCGAGTAATCCATACTTATTTAATTGTGGGTCAAGCTGCTCGGGAGGGCGCAAGAATTGCTTCCCTGAGGGCTGATGACCTGGAAATAGTTACTAAGGTAAAGGGAGAGCTGTTCTCTTTGGGGGCGGAAACTGCGGCTGTACATGTCCTTCCCAGTGAGGTGGAACGGCAGCCGGGGAGAAGTGTAACGGTACAAATAGATTATCCCCTAAGCATTTATGCTCCAGTATTGAATGGATTCTTACCCAATCCATTTATTGTTCAAGCTGAGACAACGATGCGTATCGAATGA